The stretch of DNA GAGGCTGCAAGTATTTTGAATAACCTATCGGGCAAAAGCCTTATCCTTCTCGATGAGATTGGAAGAGGAACATCAACCTACGATGGAATATCCATTGCTTGGGCCATGGTTGAATACATTCATGAGCACCCACAGGCAAAAGCAAAAACGCTTTTTGCTACTCATTATCACGAACTGAATGAGATGGAGGCTACATTTCCACGTGTTAAAAACTATAACGTTACCATCAAGGAGTTAGAAAACAAAGTAATCTTTTTAAGAAAATTGGTTAGAGGTGGGAGCGAGCATAGTTTTGGAATTCATGTAGCACGAATGGCTGGAATGCCCCCGAGTGTGGTTAAACGTGCAAATGAAATACTGGCTGAGATGGAGAAATCTCAGCAAGGTCAATCACTCCATAAACCTGTAGATGAACTGGGTAAGCACCGTGAGGGCTATCAACTCAGCTTCTTTCAGCTTGAAGATCCTGTACTGAAACAGATTCGAGATCAAATCAAATTACTAGATATTAATAATCTAACACCCGTAGAGGCTCTTAATAGGTTAAATGAGATTAAGAGAATTTCGGGGCTCTAGCTTTTTCTACATATTTTATTGGGATCATTTATTCAAAAGACTATTGTATGCGTTAAATACGATCCTGTAATTTATTTCCATTTATCATTGTTCTGTCAAATTATCCTCTGTTTTTTGGTATTCATATTGAGCAAAAATATTTTTTATTGTGTGGTCTTTGCATTATTGTGCTGTTGTATTTATATTATAGTACGGTTACTTAGAATAAATATAGAATTAAACTTTTTACCTTATTATATGTTTGTGATAATAAGGTGTTTGTGTTTAACGGCAGTGTTATAAAGCATAAAAAAAATCAATAAATGTTTTTTAACATAAAATTTGACTTAGATTTGTCCCGGATTCAATGAGCAAAAACTATGATAAAAAAAGTACTAATTGCAAATAGGGGCGAAATAGCCGTTCGTATTATTCGTTCTTGTCGTGAATTGGGTATTAAGTCAGTAGCCTTATATTCAGATGCCGATAGAACAGCTATGCATGTACGGTATGCTGATGAAGCTTACCATATTGGACCTTCTCCATCAAAGGAGAGTTATCTGAATGGCGATAAAATAATTGAAGTAGCCAAACAGTGCGAGGCTGATGCTATTCATCCAGGGTACGGTTTTTTATCAGAAAATGCTGAGTTTGCCAAGAAATGTAAAACAGCAGGTATAATCTTTATTGGCCCAACTTGGGAGTCGATAGTAACTATGGGAGATAAAATATCTGCACGATTAAAAATGATTGAAGCAGGTGTTCCTGTTGTACCGGGGACTCAGCAAAAAGTTGGAGATATTGAAAGTGTAAATAAAGTTGTTAGCGAGATAGGGCTGCCTGTAATTATTAAAGCATCAGCAGGTGGTGGTGGTAAAGGGATGAGGTTAGTACGTAAAAAAGAGGATTTAGCATCTGCCATTCGGATGGCTCAATCGGAGGCTCTATCATCATTTGGAAATGATACTGTTTACATAGAGAAATATTTGGATTCTCCTCATCATATTGAATTTCAAATTCTTGCCGACAAGCAAGGAACAACTGTACACCTTTTTGAGCGTGAATGCTCAGTTCAGCGTCGTCATCAAAAGATGATTGAAGAAACCCCATCACCATTCATTACCAAAGAGCTCAGGGATCAAATGGGAAAAGCAGCAATTAAGGCAGCAAGAGCAGTAAACTATGAGGGTGCTGGAACCATTGAATTCCTTGTTGATGCAAATCGCAATTTTTATTTTTTAGAGATGAATACTCGGCTACAGGTTGAGCACCCTATCACTGAGCGTACAACAGGCATCGATTTAGTTAAAGAGCAAATCTATATAGCATCAGGAAAACCTATTTCCTTCAATCAGGATGAACTTGTTCAATTTGGCCATGCAATAGAATGCCGTATTTCTGCTGAGGATCCTTTTAATAATTTCATGCCCTGTCCTGGTATTATCAGGCATATTAGCGAGCCAAATGGTTTAGGGGTAAGGACTGATGGTTATGTTTACGAGGGTTATGAAATCCCTATGCATTATGACCCAATGATCACAAAGATTATTACTTGGGGCAGAACAAGACCAGAGGCAATAGAACGAATGAAACGAGCACTTTTTGAGTATAAGATTACAGGAGTTAAAACATCTATTAAATTCCTCGAAAAGATAATGGATAATAAAGATTTTAATGATGGTAACTATGATACTCATTTTATAGAAAAGCACATGGATGAATTACTTGATATTCATTCAGATCCACACCCAACCACCACTGATATGGCTCTAA from Bacteroidales bacterium encodes:
- the accC gene encoding acetyl-CoA carboxylase biotin carboxylase subunit codes for the protein MIKKVLIANRGEIAVRIIRSCRELGIKSVALYSDADRTAMHVRYADEAYHIGPSPSKESYLNGDKIIEVAKQCEADAIHPGYGFLSENAEFAKKCKTAGIIFIGPTWESIVTMGDKISARLKMIEAGVPVVPGTQQKVGDIESVNKVVSEIGLPVIIKASAGGGGKGMRLVRKKEDLASAIRMAQSEALSSFGNDTVYIEKYLDSPHHIEFQILADKQGTTVHLFERECSVQRRHQKMIEETPSPFITKELRDQMGKAAIKAARAVNYEGAGTIEFLVDANRNFYFLEMNTRLQVEHPITERTTGIDLVKEQIYIASGKPISFNQDELVQFGHAIECRISAEDPFNNFMPCPGIIRHISEPNGLGVRTDGYVYEGYEIPMHYDPMITKIITWGRTRPEAIERMKRALFEYKITGVKTSIKFLEKIMDNKDFNDGNYDTHFIEKHMDELLDIHSDPHPTTTDMALIGAYIDYTTKLEKIGMNDFVITAKKNEKWKEYGLMKSLQRI